Proteins encoded in a region of the Helicobacter colisuis genome:
- the ppsA gene encoding pyruvate, water dikinase, whose protein sequence is MKYIKFFKELNNRDVPVVGGKNASIGEMFQELVPMGIKVPNGFAITSEAYWYLLDSGGIREKIKELLEGIDVTEIDVLNVRSKKIRDMIFGTPLPTDLREEILEAYKILSQEYNMEEADVAVRSSATAEDLPDASFAGQQDTYLSVQGQTELIHYIKSCMASLFTDRAVSYRASRGFDHFKVALSVGVQKMVRSDKGSSGVMFSIDTETGFRDAVFITSAWGLGENVVGGTVNPDEFYVFKPALELGKRPILKRQLGYKNIKMVYAAPGAKHPTKNIETTEEELKSFSLSDEEVLTLARYAVLIEKHYTKEAGEYRPMDMEWAKDGNSGEIFIVQARPETVQSQKMKKQNNTLEKYFFKDKSEKEILLSGKAVGGKIGTGKIRVIDNIANMGELKRGEILVTDNTDPDWEPAMKKAAAVITNRGGRTCHAAIVAREIGVPAIVGAVGATEKLETGMEVTVSCAEGEDGFVYNGIYEYEVEKVDLSSLEQPKTKIYMNIGNPEKAFTFSMIPNNGVGLARMEFIINNYIKAHPLALMDLHNGNKEFDGVEGVKEIMSGYANPKDFFVKKIAEGVGMIAAAFYPKPVIVRTSDFKSNEYCRMVGGKDYEPHEENPMLGYRGASRYYSEQYRQAFEWECQALAMARNEMGFSNMKIMIPFLRTPEEGRRVLEIMRKNGLVQGENGLEIYVMCELPVNVIMADEFLQLFDGYSIGSNDLTQLTLGVDRDGELVSHVFDERNPALLKMFKMAIDACKKHNKYCGICGQAPSDYPEIAEFLVENGITSISLNPDSVIETWDRIVKLEKKLGIS, encoded by the coding sequence ATGAAATACATCAAGTTTTTCAAGGAATTAAATAATAGAGATGTGCCTGTGGTGGGCGGTAAGAATGCAAGTATCGGAGAAATGTTTCAAGAGCTTGTGCCTATGGGGATTAAAGTGCCTAATGGTTTTGCAATTACAAGTGAGGCGTATTGGTATTTATTAGATAGTGGTGGAATCCGAGAAAAAATCAAAGAATTACTTGAGGGAATTGATGTAACAGAGATTGATGTTTTAAATGTGCGTTCTAAAAAGATACGCGATATGATTTTTGGCACTCCATTACCTACGGACTTAAGGGAAGAAATTTTGGAGGCTTACAAGATTTTAAGTCAAGAATACAATATGGAAGAAGCCGATGTGGCAGTAAGAAGTTCGGCTACAGCAGAGGATTTACCTGATGCTTCTTTTGCAGGACAGCAAGACACTTATTTGAGCGTTCAAGGACAAACTGAACTTATTCATTATATTAAATCTTGTATGGCATCACTTTTTACCGATAGAGCGGTAAGCTATCGTGCTTCTAGGGGATTTGATCATTTTAAAGTCGCTCTTTCTGTTGGGGTGCAAAAAATGGTGCGATCAGATAAGGGAAGTTCTGGGGTAATGTTTAGTATTGATACAGAAACTGGCTTTAGAGATGCAGTTTTTATTACTTCAGCTTGGGGTCTTGGGGAGAATGTTGTAGGTGGAACTGTGAATCCTGATGAATTTTATGTTTTTAAACCAGCTCTGGAGTTAGGCAAACGACCGATTCTAAAAAGACAACTAGGGTATAAAAACATTAAAATGGTCTATGCTGCACCTGGCGCTAAACATCCTACTAAAAATATTGAAACTACAGAAGAAGAACTTAAAAGTTTTTCTTTGAGTGATGAAGAGGTTTTAACTCTAGCGCGTTATGCGGTTTTGATTGAAAAACATTATACAAAAGAGGCAGGAGAATACCGCCCTATGGATATGGAATGGGCAAAAGATGGCAATAGCGGTGAAATCTTTATTGTCCAAGCGCGACCCGAAACGGTGCAAAGCCAAAAAATGAAGAAACAAAATAATACTTTAGAAAAATACTTCTTTAAAGATAAAAGTGAAAAAGAGATTTTACTAAGTGGAAAAGCCGTGGGTGGAAAAATTGGAACAGGAAAAATTCGTGTTATTGATAATATTGCTAATATGGGCGAGTTAAAAAGAGGTGAAATTCTTGTAACAGATAATACTGATCCAGATTGGGAGCCTGCTATGAAAAAAGCAGCAGCTGTGATTACAAATCGTGGGGGTAGAACTTGTCATGCAGCTATTGTGGCAAGAGAAATTGGAGTGCCTGCGATTGTTGGCGCAGTTGGAGCAACAGAAAAACTAGAAACTGGTATGGAAGTAACGGTTTCGTGTGCTGAAGGGGAAGATGGATTTGTTTATAATGGAATCTATGAATATGAGGTTGAAAAAGTTGATTTAAGCTCATTAGAGCAACCTAAGACAAAAATCTATATGAATATTGGGAATCCTGAAAAAGCCTTTACTTTTTCTATGATTCCAAATAATGGTGTTGGGCTTGCAAGAATGGAATTTATTATTAATAACTATATTAAAGCTCATCCACTTGCGCTAATGGATTTGCATAATGGAAATAAAGAATTTGATGGTGTTGAGGGCGTAAAAGAGATTATGTCTGGTTATGCTAATCCTAAGGATTTCTTTGTAAAGAAAATTGCTGAGGGTGTGGGAATGATTGCAGCAGCATTTTACCCTAAGCCTGTTATTGTTAGGACAAGCGATTTTAAATCTAATGAGTATTGTCGTATGGTAGGGGGGAAAGACTATGAGCCACACGAAGAGAATCCTATGCTTGGTTATCGTGGCGCTAGTCGGTATTATTCTGAACAATACAGACAAGCTTTTGAGTGGGAATGTCAAGCTTTAGCAATGGCGCGTAATGAAATGGGATTTTCTAATATGAAAATTATGATTCCATTCCTTAGAACTCCAGAAGAGGGTAGAAGAGTTTTAGAGATTATGCGTAAAAATGGATTGGTGCAAGGCGAAAATGGATTGGAAATTTATGTTATGTGTGAATTGCCAGTGAATGTAATTATGGCAGATGAATTTTTACAACTTTTTGATGGTTATTCAATTGGCTCAAATGATCTTACGCAATTGACTTTGGGTGTTGATAGGGATGGAGAGCTTGTTAGCCATGTTTTTGATGAAAGAAATCCTGCGCTTCTTAAAATGTTTAAAATGGCAATTGATGCTTGTAAAAAACATAATAAATATTGCGGAATCTGTGGGCAAGCACCTAGTGATTATCCAGAAATTGCAGAGTTTTTAGTGGAAAATGGAATCACTTCTATTTCATTGAATC